The Aurantiacibacter arachoides genome window below encodes:
- a CDS encoding RDD family protein, with product MSVPTIQMRGEASKRARMLVTPEGLALPMTVASRGSRAGALLLDLTFIVLGIVVFIVSLVLLGVSIDTLDDAPSGPVELVMVICILLLFLARYGYFMYFELGPRAATPGKRLLGIRVAARDGGQLTAEMVIARNLVRDVEVFLPAFFLLGGGEQAGVAGLAAFVWLAVFVLFPFCNRDGLRAGDLVAGTWVVEARAAKLRQAMSIAPDRSTDYRFGPQELAIYGEHELQVLESVLRQGQPEALRDVAQAITRKIGWQLGAGDEREFLEAFYAALRGHLESGMRFGRRKRDKYS from the coding sequence ATGAGCGTGCCCACGATCCAGATGCGCGGTGAGGCCAGCAAGCGGGCGCGGATGCTGGTAACGCCCGAAGGCCTTGCCCTGCCCATGACCGTGGCCAGCCGCGGCAGTCGCGCAGGGGCCTTGCTGCTCGACCTCACCTTTATCGTGCTGGGCATCGTCGTGTTCATCGTGTCGCTCGTTCTCCTCGGCGTCAGCATCGACACGCTGGACGATGCCCCCAGCGGGCCGGTCGAGCTGGTCATGGTCATTTGCATCCTGCTGCTGTTCCTCGCCCGGTATGGCTACTTCATGTATTTCGAACTCGGCCCGCGCGCGGCGACGCCGGGCAAGCGCCTGCTCGGCATCCGCGTGGCGGCGCGGGACGGGGGGCAACTGACGGCGGAGATGGTGATCGCGCGCAACCTGGTGCGCGATGTCGAGGTGTTCCTGCCGGCCTTCTTCCTGCTTGGCGGCGGCGAACAGGCGGGCGTTGCCGGTCTTGCCGCCTTCGTCTGGCTGGCGGTGTTCGTGCTGTTCCCCTTCTGCAATCGCGATGGCCTGCGCGCGGGTGACCTGGTCGCCGGCACATGGGTGGTGGAGGCCCGCGCCGCCAAGCTGAGGCAGGCCATGTCGATCGCACCCGATCGCAGCACCGACTATCGCTTCGGCCCGCAGGAACTGGCAATCTACGGCGAACACGAATTGCAGGTGCTCGAAAGCGTGCTGCGCCAAGGCCAGCCCGAGGCGCTGCGCGACGTGGCGCAGGCAATCACCCGCAAGATCGGCTGGCAACTGGGGGCTGGCGACGAGCGCGAGTTCCTGGAAGCGTTCTATGCCGCGCTGCGCGGGCACCTGGAAAGCGGGATGCGGTTCGGCCGGCGCAAGCGTGACAAGTATTCGTAA
- a CDS encoding mechanosensitive ion channel, protein MRIGNYVWDERVALILLQKVGLALVALLVTWLLARAAKWAFAKLVDNVGFLQRSTSTGTSIGEQLGKIVSLLIWGFGLLVILTILGLGSVAGPIDNLLNNVMEFIPRLIGAGLIFFIGLMLARIARDLIVATLQTVDFDKWANRGGVETATGNTTISKTIGTIAYAVIVIFVSILALDALNLESVSGPASDMLRLILDAIPRIIGAALLLALGYLISRFVVQVLKEVLPGLGVDRALASSEVLPATTRVSDVVARVVQVAIVLFFAIAATRLLGFPELTAILDQVLELGGRVIFGAVVIGVGFAIAGFLVRMIAGSGGETTLAATIVKWATIVLFTFMGLQFMGVGEEIVQTAFTAAAIGAAVAGALAFGLGGREWAGRKLEQIDRHVETYSPTTTQPPAPQPASRRASRPVSRRAAEAGPDTSASANPSPTDDPADLPPGS, encoded by the coding sequence ATGAGGATTGGCAATTACGTGTGGGATGAACGGGTCGCGCTCATCCTGCTGCAGAAAGTGGGCCTCGCGCTCGTCGCGCTGCTCGTCACCTGGCTGTTGGCGCGGGCCGCCAAGTGGGCCTTTGCCAAGCTGGTCGACAACGTCGGCTTCCTCCAGCGGTCGACCTCGACGGGAACGTCCATCGGCGAACAGCTGGGCAAGATCGTCAGCCTGCTGATCTGGGGCTTCGGCCTGCTGGTGATCCTCACCATTCTCGGCCTCGGCAGCGTCGCCGGACCGATCGACAATCTCCTCAACAACGTGATGGAATTCATTCCCCGCCTGATCGGCGCGGGCCTGATCTTCTTCATCGGCCTGATGCTGGCACGCATCGCGCGCGACCTGATCGTCGCCACGCTGCAGACTGTCGATTTCGACAAGTGGGCGAACCGCGGCGGCGTGGAAACGGCGACCGGCAACACCACCATTTCCAAGACCATCGGCACGATCGCCTACGCCGTGATCGTCATCTTCGTGTCGATCCTGGCACTGGACGCACTGAACCTGGAAAGCGTCTCGGGCCCGGCCAGCGACATGCTGCGCCTGATCCTCGACGCCATTCCGCGGATCATCGGGGCGGCGCTGCTGCTGGCCCTGGGCTACCTCATCAGCCGCTTCGTGGTGCAGGTGCTGAAGGAAGTGCTGCCGGGTCTCGGCGTCGACCGCGCGCTGGCGAGCAGCGAAGTGCTGCCCGCCACCACCCGCGTTTCCGACGTGGTGGCGCGCGTGGTGCAGGTGGCCATCGTGCTGTTCTTTGCCATTGCCGCCACGCGCCTGCTCGGCTTCCCGGAGCTGACCGCCATTCTCGACCAGGTGCTGGAGCTTGGCGGCCGGGTGATCTTTGGCGCCGTGGTGATCGGCGTCGGCTTCGCCATCGCCGGCTTCCTGGTGCGGATGATCGCGGGATCGGGCGGCGAGACGACGCTGGCGGCCACCATCGTCAAGTGGGCGACCATCGTGCTGTTCACCTTCATGGGCCTGCAGTTCATGGGCGTGGGCGAGGAAATCGTGCAGACCGCCTTTACCGCCGCCGCCATCGGTGCGGCGGTTGCAGGTGCGCTGGCCTTTGGCCTCGGCGGACGCGAGTGGGCCGGTCGCAAGCTGGAGCAGATCGACCGGCACGTGGAGACCTATTCTCCCACCACGACCCAGCCGCCCGCACCGCAACCCGCATCGCGTCGGGCATCGCGCCCCGTATCGCGCCGCGCAGCCGAGGCGGGGCCGGATACCTCGGCCAGTGCCAACCCCTCGCCCACGGACGATCCGGCAGACCTGCCGCCGGGCAGCTAG
- the ispG gene encoding flavodoxin-dependent (E)-4-hydroxy-3-methylbut-2-enyl-diphosphate synthase has translation MSADALTKIRPWRTIYRRQSRQIMVGNVPVGGDAPISVQTMTNTPTEDVGATIDQIRRCVDAGADIVRVSCPTEESTAHFDAITRAAGVPIVADIHFHYKRALEAADKGAACLRINPGNIGSSARVAEVVRAAKANGCAIRIGVNAGSLEKDLLEKYGEPCPEALVESALDHIKLLQDHDFHEFKVAVKASDVFLAIAAYHALAETVDCPLHLGITEAGGLIGGTVKSSIGIGNLLWAGIGDTIRVSLSAEPEQEVKVGFEILKALGLRTRGVRVVSCPSCSRQGFDVIRTVEALEARLEHIKTPMSLSVLGCVVNGPGEARETDIGITGGGAGKHMVYLSGVTDHHIESADMLDHIVALVEAKAAAIEAGMATAFDPHAQAAE, from the coding sequence ATGTCAGCAGACGCCCTTACTAAGATCCGCCCGTGGCGCACGATTTACCGCCGCCAGTCCCGCCAGATCATGGTCGGCAACGTGCCCGTTGGCGGCGACGCGCCGATCAGCGTGCAGACCATGACCAACACCCCGACCGAAGACGTCGGCGCGACGATCGACCAGATCCGCCGCTGCGTGGATGCGGGCGCGGACATCGTGCGCGTGTCCTGCCCCACGGAAGAAAGCACCGCACACTTCGACGCGATCACCCGCGCCGCGGGCGTGCCGATCGTCGCCGACATCCACTTCCACTACAAGCGCGCATTGGAAGCGGCCGACAAGGGCGCGGCCTGCCTGCGGATCAACCCCGGCAACATCGGCAGTTCCGCGCGCGTGGCCGAGGTTGTGCGCGCCGCCAAGGCTAACGGCTGCGCCATCCGCATCGGGGTGAACGCCGGCAGCCTCGAGAAGGACCTGCTGGAGAAATACGGCGAGCCCTGCCCCGAGGCGCTGGTGGAAAGCGCGCTGGATCACATCAAGCTGCTGCAGGACCACGACTTCCACGAATTCAAGGTGGCCGTAAAGGCGAGCGACGTGTTCCTGGCGATTGCCGCCTACCACGCGCTGGCCGAAACGGTCGACTGCCCGCTGCACCTCGGCATCACCGAGGCGGGCGGGCTGATCGGCGGCACGGTGAAAAGCTCCATCGGCATCGGCAACCTGCTGTGGGCAGGCATCGGCGACACCATTCGCGTCTCGCTTTCCGCCGAGCCCGAGCAGGAGGTGAAGGTCGGCTTCGAGATCCTCAAGGCGCTGGGCCTGCGCACCCGCGGCGTGCGCGTGGTCTCCTGCCCTTCGTGCAGCCGCCAGGGCTTCGACGTGATCCGCACGGTCGAGGCGCTCGAGGCGCGGCTCGAACACATCAAGACACCGATGAGCCTCTCGGTCCTCGGCTGCGTGGTCAATGGCCCCGGCGAGGCGCGCGAAACCGACATCGGAATTACCGGTGGCGGCGCGGGCAAGCACATGGTCTACCTCTCGGGCGTCACCGACCACCACATCGAGTCGGCGGACATGCTCGACCATATCGTCGCGCTGGTCGAGGCAAAGGCGGCGGCGATCGAGGCGGGCATGGCCACGGCCTTCGATCCCCACGCCCAGGCGGCTGAATAG
- a CDS encoding GNAT family N-acetyltransferase: protein MTSRGDHITGRRVMILRPALLADAEPLARLGRISFCAAFAHLYRPQDLAAFLEEVYSVDAVATEIADPTITHRLVEDDDGGPLTGFIKMRSPSWYADHSDAARPIALGQLYTDPARTGEGIGAALMDWALDFARSGGHDAVQLSVWAENHAAQRFYARYGFIKIADIHFPVGEQLDEEFLLELRI, encoded by the coding sequence ATGACATCACGGGGCGATCACATTACGGGGCGCAGGGTCATGATCCTGCGCCCCGCTTTGTTGGCCGATGCCGAACCGCTCGCCCGCCTGGGCCGCATAAGCTTCTGCGCCGCCTTTGCCCATCTCTATCGGCCGCAGGACCTCGCGGCGTTTCTGGAGGAGGTCTATTCGGTCGATGCCGTCGCGACGGAGATCGCCGACCCCACGATCACCCACCGGCTGGTGGAGGACGATGACGGCGGGCCGCTGACCGGGTTCATCAAGATGCGCAGCCCCAGCTGGTACGCCGATCATTCCGACGCCGCCCGGCCGATCGCGCTCGGGCAGCTCTACACCGATCCCGCCCGCACCGGCGAAGGCATCGGTGCCGCGCTGATGGACTGGGCGCTGGATTTCGCCCGCAGCGGCGGCCACGATGCCGTGCAGCTGTCGGTCTGGGCGGAAAACCACGCGGCGCAGCGATTCTACGCCCGCTACGGCTTCATCAAGATCGCGGACATCCACTTTCCCGTGGGCGAACAGCTGGACGAGGAATTCCTGCTGGAGCTGAGAATATAG
- a CDS encoding EAL domain-containing protein, with the protein MASAAIQLPDFETPARPLPIELVSDPGIDRILASVRGHLGVEIAFVARYVEGEQRELTHVSSDLDLPMGAGFRNPREDGYCWHILNGRLPELIQDPEDHPLCATLAITDFLPVGCHINTPLRLADGTVWGSFCALGRKTDRTMTARDLTILKSFAGLAAERIESALEGDALRRHARRRVESMLDGHGVSTFQQPIVSLATGRPVGVECLSRFPDLTKRGPAAWFEDAELVGLGEELEITALKVALESIAHIPDGLYASINASPRTVASGAVRRLLEASVARNLVVEITEHSDVEDFAILSREIAALKPFARIAIDDVGTGYAGLRHIVDLQPDILKMDMVLTRGIERDPARKAMTAALVQLGQGLGCSIVAEGIETEAEAEAMKALGVDCGQGYLFSRPLPTVAAQQYLLGFVNH; encoded by the coding sequence ATGGCTTCTGCAGCAATCCAACTCCCCGACTTCGAAACTCCGGCCCGGCCCCTGCCGATCGAACTGGTTTCGGACCCCGGCATCGACCGCATCCTCGCCAGCGTGCGCGGCCATCTCGGCGTCGAGATCGCCTTCGTCGCGCGCTATGTCGAAGGCGAGCAGCGTGAACTGACCCACGTCAGCAGCGATCTCGACCTGCCGATGGGCGCGGGCTTTCGCAATCCGCGCGAAGACGGGTATTGCTGGCACATTCTCAACGGACGGTTGCCGGAACTTATCCAGGATCCGGAAGACCATCCGCTGTGTGCGACACTGGCGATCACCGATTTCCTGCCGGTGGGATGCCACATCAACACGCCGCTACGCCTGGCCGACGGCACCGTCTGGGGCAGTTTCTGTGCCCTCGGCCGCAAGACCGACCGCACAATGACCGCCCGCGACCTCACCATCCTCAAGAGTTTCGCCGGCCTCGCCGCCGAGAGGATCGAAAGCGCGCTGGAGGGTGATGCCCTGCGCCGCCATGCGCGCCGGCGGGTCGAAAGCATGCTCGACGGCCACGGCGTGTCGACGTTCCAGCAACCCATCGTGTCGCTCGCCACGGGCCGGCCGGTGGGCGTGGAATGCCTGTCCCGCTTCCCCGACCTTACCAAGCGCGGGCCTGCTGCCTGGTTCGAAGATGCGGAGCTGGTGGGCCTGGGCGAGGAACTGGAAATCACCGCGCTCAAGGTCGCGCTCGAAAGCATCGCGCACATTCCCGACGGTCTCTACGCCAGCATCAACGCATCCCCGCGCACTGTCGCCTCGGGCGCGGTGCGTCGCCTGCTGGAAGCCAGCGTGGCAAGGAACCTGGTGGTCGAGATAACCGAACATTCCGATGTCGAGGATTTTGCCATCCTGTCGCGCGAGATCGCCGCGCTCAAGCCGTTCGCCCGCATCGCCATCGACGATGTCGGCACCGGCTATGCCGGACTGCGACACATTGTCGACCTGCAGCCCGACATCCTCAAGATGGACATGGTGCTCACCCGCGGGATCGAGCGCGATCCGGCGCGCAAGGCGATGACCGCGGCGCTGGTGCAACTGGGCCAGGGGCTTGGTTGCTCCATCGTCGCCGAAGGTATCGAGACCGAGGCGGAGGCCGAAGCCATGAAGGCGCTGGGCGTCGATTGCGGACAGGGTTACCTGTTCTCGCGCCCCTTGCCCACGGTCGCCGCGCAGCAATACCTGCTCGGCTTCGTCAACCACTAG
- a CDS encoding cation:proton antiporter: protein MEQHDSLMLLDALLMLGFALLAVLAFRRIGLGATLGYLMAGALLGPFVLGWVAGAEEMATVAELGIVMLLFVVGLELSPERLWRMKHLIFGLGFAQVAACGLAVTATILALTGYTLAAALAIGLPLGLSSTAQVLPMLQSAGRLRTPFGEKAFAILLFQDLSIIPLITIVSAMSRNPQADEGPGGWQLALITIGAIVGLILAGRLLIRPLFRLIGGMGERELFIVAALFTVLASATLMQWLGLSAALGAFIAGVMLADTPYRHELEADIEPFRAILLGLFFVAVGMMLDLGAIAERPLFVFGFAALLIVIKTAIITGIGMIMKMRWKAAVGLGLLLSQGGEFAFVLYTAAQNALLIEQESASIFGAIVTLSMAATPFLMMATRRIRQEVADEAETREEPQPQGASAVVVGYGRFGQSVAQVLMAGGLSVTVIDRNAAQIDVAEEFGSKVYYGDGTRMDMLRQAGAGDAQLIMFCMDEVPDAELVAAVADAWPNAAIYVRGFDRKSVIDLAKSPAQYVIREVFESAIRMADIALEHVGLSQEERDSASLHYRENDRERMRLQIEGGDIYAAKDMTREQQRVLRLDGPSVR from the coding sequence ATGGAACAACACGACTCCCTGATGCTGCTCGATGCCCTGCTGATGCTGGGATTTGCCTTGCTGGCCGTGCTGGCCTTTCGCCGCATCGGGCTGGGCGCCACGCTGGGTTACCTGATGGCGGGCGCGCTGCTTGGCCCGTTCGTGCTCGGCTGGGTCGCCGGGGCGGAGGAGATGGCGACCGTTGCCGAACTGGGCATCGTCATGCTGCTGTTCGTGGTCGGGCTGGAACTGAGCCCCGAACGCCTGTGGCGCATGAAGCACCTGATCTTTGGCCTTGGCTTTGCGCAGGTTGCGGCCTGCGGGCTGGCGGTCACCGCCACCATCCTGGCGCTGACCGGCTACACTCTGGCGGCGGCACTGGCGATCGGCCTGCCACTGGGCCTCAGCTCCACCGCGCAGGTCCTGCCCATGCTGCAGAGCGCGGGGCGGCTGCGCACACCGTTCGGTGAAAAAGCCTTTGCGATCCTGCTGTTCCAGGACCTGTCGATCATCCCGCTCATCACCATCGTTTCCGCGATGAGCCGCAATCCGCAGGCGGACGAGGGGCCGGGCGGGTGGCAGCTTGCCCTGATCACGATCGGCGCCATCGTCGGCCTGATCCTGGCCGGGCGGCTGCTGATCCGCCCGCTGTTCCGCCTGATCGGCGGCATGGGAGAGCGCGAGCTGTTCATCGTTGCCGCGCTGTTCACCGTGCTCGCCAGCGCCACGCTGATGCAGTGGCTCGGCCTGTCGGCGGCGCTGGGCGCTTTCATCGCCGGCGTGATGCTGGCCGACACCCCCTATCGCCACGAGCTGGAAGCCGACATCGAGCCGTTCCGCGCCATCCTGCTCGGCCTGTTCTTCGTGGCGGTGGGCATGATGCTGGACCTTGGCGCCATCGCCGAACGGCCGCTGTTCGTGTTCGGCTTTGCCGCGCTGCTGATCGTGATCAAGACCGCCATCATCACCGGCATCGGCATGATCATGAAGATGCGCTGGAAGGCCGCCGTGGGGCTGGGCCTGTTGCTGAGCCAGGGGGGCGAGTTCGCCTTCGTGCTCTACACTGCCGCGCAGAACGCACTGCTGATCGAGCAGGAATCGGCCAGCATCTTCGGCGCCATCGTGACCCTGTCGATGGCCGCCACGCCCTTCCTGATGATGGCCACCCGCCGCATCCGGCAAGAGGTTGCGGACGAGGCCGAAACCCGCGAGGAACCGCAGCCCCAAGGCGCCAGCGCCGTGGTCGTCGGCTATGGCCGCTTCGGGCAGAGCGTGGCGCAGGTGCTGATGGCGGGCGGCCTGTCGGTGACGGTGATCGACCGCAACGCGGCGCAGATCGACGTGGCGGAGGAATTCGGCAGCAAGGTCTATTACGGCGATGGCACGCGCATGGACATGCTGCGCCAGGCCGGCGCGGGCGATGCGCAGCTGATCATGTTCTGCATGGACGAGGTGCCCGATGCCGAACTTGTCGCCGCGGTTGCCGATGCCTGGCCGAACGCGGCGATCTACGTGCGCGGGTTCGATCGCAAGTCGGTGATCGACCTGGCGAAAAGCCCGGCGCAGTACGTCATCCGCGAGGTTTTCGAATCGGCCATTCGCATGGCGGACATCGCGCTGGAGCACGTGGGGCTGAGCCAGGAGGAACGCGACAGCGCATCCCTCCACTACCGCGAGAACGACCGTGAACGCATGCGTCTGCAGATCGAGGGCGGCGACATCTACGCGGCGAAGGACATGACCCGCGAACAGCAGCGCGTGCTGCGCCTGGATGGTCCGTCGGTCCGCTAG
- a CDS encoding stage II sporulation protein M yields MALTLFRKAEIAAPADIAAASLRSDRFRLEREVDWQRLDAIVTALEKGRPRSISDADLLDLPVLYRKTASSLAVARETSLDAAALDYLEALVRRAWFQIYGPRIGFVGWLRTFLGGGWSASVRAIWLDICIALAVSLAGVAVGWLLVARDQEWFYALVPPGMAGGRVPGASRAVLEETLAHDGGAEGLTTFAASLFSNNTGVAIMAFALGFAFGVPTLLLLVYNMALLGAMLWVFADAGLGYAFGAWLSIHGTTELLAIVLAGAAGLHVGRTMAFPGERSVLSALQSAGVRAAQVMAGCALMLVIAGLLEGYGRQLIDSAEAKYAVGGFMLAFWVLYFLALKRPREAESERAG; encoded by the coding sequence ATGGCGCTGACCCTGTTCCGCAAGGCAGAAATCGCGGCCCCCGCCGATATCGCGGCGGCCAGCCTGCGCTCCGACCGGTTCCGGCTGGAACGCGAGGTCGACTGGCAGCGCCTCGACGCCATCGTCACCGCGCTGGAAAAAGGCCGCCCGCGCAGCATCAGCGATGCGGACCTGCTCGATCTGCCGGTGCTTTACCGCAAGACCGCCTCCAGCCTCGCCGTGGCGCGCGAGACCTCGCTCGATGCCGCGGCGCTCGATTACCTGGAGGCGCTGGTACGGCGGGCCTGGTTCCAGATCTACGGCCCGCGCATCGGCTTCGTCGGCTGGCTGCGGACGTTCCTCGGCGGCGGCTGGAGCGCGTCGGTGCGGGCCATCTGGCTCGACATCTGCATTGCGCTCGCCGTCTCGCTTGCGGGGGTCGCGGTGGGCTGGCTGCTCGTCGCGCGCGATCAGGAATGGTTCTACGCCCTCGTGCCGCCGGGCATGGCGGGCGGCCGCGTTCCCGGCGCCTCGCGCGCGGTGCTGGAAGAAACGCTCGCCCATGATGGCGGGGCCGAGGGGCTGACGACATTCGCCGCCTCGCTGTTTTCCAACAATACCGGCGTCGCCATCATGGCCTTTGCCCTGGGCTTTGCCTTCGGCGTGCCCACGTTGTTGCTGCTGGTCTACAACATGGCCCTGCTGGGCGCGATGCTGTGGGTGTTTGCCGATGCGGGGCTGGGATACGCGTTCGGTGCCTGGCTCTCCATCCACGGCACGACCGAGCTTCTGGCCATCGTGCTGGCCGGCGCGGCCGGGCTGCACGTCGGGCGCACGATGGCCTTTCCGGGCGAGCGTTCGGTCCTGTCCGCCTTGCAATCCGCCGGGGTTCGCGCGGCCCAGGTGATGGCAGGCTGCGCGCTGATGCTGGTCATCGCGGGTCTGCTGGAGGGTTACGGACGCCAGCTGATCGACAGTGCGGAAGCCAAATATGCCGTGGGCGGCTTCATGCTCGCCTTCTGGGTGCTGTATTTCCTCGCCCTGAAGCGTCCGCGCGAAGCTGAGAGCGAGCGCGCGGGATGA
- a CDS encoding zinc transporter ZntB, which produces MSATHTDDQQMDGPVIFARVCDGKGGGRAISWAEAQAWRPADADAFLWVHLCRNQPGVAEWLETGLGLPEPTVEVLTSESTRPRAFREGDALVAVLRGINFNPGAEPEDMVSMQLWCDGTRLVTLRRRRLQTPRDVLALIDAGHGPHDAGRTITDLIEAMIGRMGSSIVDMNDAIDAMEDTDLDEGTGALLARISVIRRNGLALQRHMAPQHEALEIIARDAPAWFERHDRREIAESIDRLRRYLDDIDISKESAVVLQDDIRARSDARSERTNYLLTIVAAVFLPLTFLTGLLGINVSGIPGAEDPDAFWIVCALCAAIIVAQVVLFLKWKWL; this is translated from the coding sequence ATGAGCGCGACCCATACCGACGACCAGCAGATGGACGGGCCCGTCATCTTCGCCCGCGTTTGCGACGGCAAGGGCGGCGGCCGGGCGATTTCCTGGGCCGAGGCACAGGCATGGCGCCCCGCCGATGCGGACGCGTTCCTGTGGGTGCACCTGTGCCGCAACCAGCCCGGCGTTGCCGAATGGCTGGAGACGGGGCTGGGCCTGCCCGAACCCACGGTGGAGGTGCTGACCAGCGAATCCACCCGCCCGCGTGCCTTTCGCGAGGGCGATGCGCTGGTGGCGGTGCTGCGCGGCATCAACTTCAACCCCGGCGCCGAGCCAGAGGACATGGTTTCCATGCAACTGTGGTGCGACGGCACCCGCCTCGTCACCCTGCGCCGGCGCAGGTTGCAGACCCCGCGCGACGTGCTGGCTCTGATCGATGCGGGCCACGGCCCCCACGATGCCGGGCGCACCATCACGGACCTGATCGAGGCGATGATCGGGCGGATGGGCAGTTCCATCGTCGACATGAACGATGCCATCGACGCGATGGAGGACACCGATCTGGACGAGGGAACCGGGGCGCTGCTCGCGCGCATCTCCGTCATCCGCCGCAACGGGCTTGCCCTGCAACGCCACATGGCTCCGCAGCACGAGGCGCTGGAGATCATCGCCCGCGATGCGCCTGCCTGGTTCGAACGCCACGACCGGCGCGAGATCGCCGAGAGCATCGACCGCCTGCGCCGCTACCTCGACGACATCGACATTTCGAAGGAAAGCGCCGTCGTGCTGCAGGATGACATCCGCGCCCGGTCCGATGCGCGCTCCGAACGGACGAATTACCTGCTCACCATCGTCGCCGCCGTCTTTCTGCCGCTGACCTTTCTGACTGGCCTGCTGGGCATCAACGTGAGCGGGATACCGGGGGCGGAGGATCCCGATGCCTTCTGGATCGTCTGCGCGCTGTGCGCGGCGATCATCGTGGCACAGGTCGTGCTGTTCCTGAAATGGAAGTGGCTGTAG
- a CDS encoding thioredoxin family protein, translating into MAIRRGGHSVLRAPMLLSLAPLALLPMAGCATPPAGTGMPASAHPEATPFDPAADAAAALDAALLRAAETDRRVLLVTGANWCHDSRALAGWLGTDRFRQLADEHFEVVHVDVGQPQTGEGRNLDLARRFGHAQSGTPNVLMLTPEGLPVNADTAASWRNAASRSGEAIYAELLDLAQRPAGLTQPNETNGGN; encoded by the coding sequence ATGGCGATCCGGCGGGGCGGTCACAGCGTGCTGCGGGCACCGATGCTGCTGTCTCTCGCCCCGCTGGCGCTGTTGCCAATGGCAGGTTGCGCCACCCCGCCCGCCGGGACCGGGATGCCGGCAAGCGCCCATCCCGAGGCGACCCCCTTCGACCCGGCCGCGGATGCTGCCGCCGCGCTCGACGCCGCCTTGCTCCGCGCTGCCGAGACCGACCGCCGCGTGCTGCTCGTGACGGGCGCGAACTGGTGCCACGACAGCCGTGCCCTGGCCGGCTGGCTCGGCACCGATCGCTTTCGCCAGTTGGCGGACGAGCATTTCGAGGTCGTCCATGTCGACGTCGGCCAGCCGCAGACCGGCGAGGGCCGCAACCTCGACCTCGCGCGTCGCTTCGGCCACGCGCAGTCGGGCACCCCCAATGTGCTGATGCTTACGCCCGAGGGCCTGCCGGTGAACGCCGATACCGCCGCCAGCTGGCGCAACGCCGCCAGCCGCAGCGGGGAGGCGATCTACGCGGAGCTGCTCGACCTGGCACAGCGGCCGGCGGGATTAACGCAGCCCAATGAGACGAACGGTGGCAACTAG
- a CDS encoding histone deacetylase, translating into MLHVVHHADYMAPAPTRGTFRFDKYMAVMQVLRHSGFGITEHAPEPSPREWLEAVHDPAYVEEVFTASVPREKERRIGFPVTPRIAARVRHTNGGTWLAAQLALRHGYAANSAAGSHHALHETGAGYCVFNDLAVTANRLLAEGAAKRVLIVDCDVHQGDGTASLMAGRADVFTLSLHAEKNFPARKARSSLDVGLPDGTDDAAYMAALTVHLPRVMGKFAPDFVLYQAGVDPHGDDRLGRLSLTDAGLIARDRYVLAQAQARGLPVASALGGGYGEDPVTVAARHARSMLAMAYPDAPLENLLAVGTVFTPV; encoded by the coding sequence ATGCTCCACGTCGTCCACCACGCCGATTACATGGCCCCCGCCCCTACACGCGGCACGTTCCGGTTCGACAAGTACATGGCGGTGATGCAGGTGCTGCGGCACAGCGGCTTTGGCATCACCGAGCACGCGCCCGAGCCATCCCCGCGCGAGTGGCTGGAGGCGGTCCACGACCCGGCCTATGTCGAGGAGGTCTTCACCGCATCCGTCCCGCGCGAGAAGGAGCGGCGGATCGGCTTTCCCGTCACCCCGCGCATCGCGGCCCGCGTGCGCCACACCAACGGCGGCACCTGGCTCGCCGCGCAGCTGGCCCTGCGCCACGGCTATGCCGCCAATTCCGCCGCCGGCAGCCACCACGCGCTGCACGAGACGGGCGCGGGCTATTGCGTGTTCAACGACCTCGCCGTCACCGCCAACCGCCTGCTTGCCGAGGGCGCCGCGAAACGGGTGCTCATCGTCGATTGCGACGTGCACCAGGGGGACGGCACCGCCAGCCTGATGGCGGGGCGCGCGGACGTGTTCACCCTCTCGCTTCACGCCGAGAAGAACTTTCCGGCCCGCAAGGCCCGCTCCAGCCTCGACGTGGGCCTGCCCGACGGCACCGACGATGCCGCCTACATGGCGGCGCTGACAGTGCATCTGCCGCGCGTGATGGGCAAGTTCGCCCCCGATTTCGTGCTCTACCAGGCGGGCGTCGATCCGCACGGCGACGACCGGCTGGGCCGGCTCAGCCTCACCGACGCGGGCCTGATCGCGCGCGACCGCTACGTGCTGGCGCAGGCGCAGGCGCGCGGTCTGCCGGTCGCCAGCGCGCTCGGCGGTGGATACGGGGAGGACCCGGTGACGGTCGCCGCCCGCCATGCCCGGTCGATGCTGGCGATGGCCTACCCCGATGCGCCGCTTGAAAATCTCCTCGCTGTCGGCACGGTATTTACCCCGGTTTAA